AGACCTGGTCGCTGACGACGTCGGTGAAGACGCCCTTGAGGGCTGCGAGCTTCAGCACGCTGACGTCGTACTGCGCGAGCTCGCCGTGCACCTCGACGTCGATGCTCGTCACCGGCGAGGTGGCCAGGCCGGTGAAGACCTGACCGAGCTTCTCCATGAGCGGGATCCCCGGGCGGACGTACGGGTCGATGACGCCGCCGGCGACGTTGACCGCGTCCGGCACGAGTTCGCCGCCGAGCGCGAGGCGCACGGACTTCGCGACGGAGACGCCGGCCTTCTCCTGGGCCTCGTCCGTCGAGGCGCCGAGGTGCGGCGTGACGACGACGTTCGGCAGCGCGAGCAGCGGCGAGTCCTTCGGCGGCTCGGACACGAAGACGTCGAGGCCGGCGCCGGCGATCTCCCCGGACGTGAGCGCCCGGTGCAGGGCGTCCTCGTCGATCAGGCCGCCGCGGGCGACGTTCACGACGAACGCGGTCGGCTTCATGAGCGCGAACTGCTCGTCCGAGATCATGCCCACCGTCTCCGGCGTCTTCGGCATGTGGATCGTGGTGAAGTCCGCACGACGGAGGAGGTCCTCGAGCGACACCAGCTCGACCCCGAGCTGCTGGGCCCTGGCCGTCGTGACGTAGGGGTCGTACGCGATGACCGAGACGCCGAACGCCTGCAGGCGCTGCGTGATGAGCGCGCCGATGCGGCCGAGGCCGATGATGCCGACGGTCTTCTCGTAGAGCTCGACGCCCGTGTACGACGAACGCTTCCACGCGCCGGCGGCGAGCGACGCGTGGGCCGCGGGGATGTGGCGCGCGAGCGACAGGATGTGGCCGACCGTGAGCTCGGCGGCCGAGATGATGTTCGACGTCGGCGCGTTGACGACCATCACGCCGGCGGTGGTCGCCGCCTTGATGTCGACGTTGTCCAGGCCGACGCCCGCGCGGGCGACCACCTTGAGCTGCGGCGCCGCGGCGATGGCCTCGGCGTCGATCTTCGTGGCGGACCGCACCAGCACGGCGTGCGCGTCGGCGAGGGAGGACAGGAGCGCGGCACGGTCGGTACCGTCCACGTTCCGGATCTCGAAGTCGGGCCCGAGGGCGTCGACGGTGGCGGGCGAGAGTTCTTCGGCGATCAGGACGACCGGCTTCGGCACAGCTGCAGTTCCTCACACGAGACGGGCGGTATCCCACCATCGTATCGACGCGGGGACCCGGTTACGACCGCACCGTCGGTCCCCGACGGAACCACGCGCCGGTCCGGAGGCGCGGAGCCAGCGGGCACCGTGCCTCCCGTCCGTGGGACGGTAGCGACGTGCGTCAGAAGTCGAGCAGGCGCGGCACGAACAGCTGGAGGTCGAGCCAGAGCGCGCCCGCCGCCGCGAACGCGACGACGAAGACACCGACCGTCACCGACAGCCGAGCCCGGCGCGTCGTCCAGAGGGCGACCACGAACGCGACGGGCGCGATCGCGATGTCGAGGACGAGCCAGCCCCAGGGAGTGCTGCGCTGCAGCGACGAACCACCGGAGGTCGTCTCGAGGAACGTGTTGAACGCGCGAACCGACTGCGAGACGGTGACGAGGTTCCCGACACTCTGGACGGTCATGTAGGCGAACAGCGCGCCGAAGACCACCCAGACGACGATGCGGCCGACGAGCGGGGACGAGGTCCGGCGGGCTGCCGGTGTCGTGGCGGTCACCCGAAGCTCCTGGTCATGAGGAACGGCCAGGGGAAGAGCACGGCGGCTCCGAGCAGCATCCACAGCAGCCGCGTGCGGGTCCGACGACCACGACCGGCCCAGAGCACCACGGTGAACCACAGCGCGGGCGCAACGATCGACAGGAAGCGGAGGACCTCGACGAAGACGGTGAGCAGCGTGTCGACGTTCGCGACGTACGCGGTCGAGGCGGTGAGCAGCCACGCCACCGTGTAGAGCAGGTAGAGCCCGCCGAAGACCCCGAAGCCGACCAGGGCACCGGAGGTCTCCGGGCGCTCCGGGTCGCGTCCGCCGTGGCCCTTCACCGTGACCGGGTTGTGGGCCGCGTCGACGTGGGTCGCGTCGTCCGCGTCGCCCCAGCTGAGGGCGTCGTCGTCGTGGTCGACCGAGCCGTCGGGCGGGGATGCTGCCGTGGTCATGGGGACGATTCTACGAGGGACCCGCGACGGCGGACACCACGAGGGATCGCTCAGACGTCGGCGGGCTGGGTCGCGAGGACCCCGGCGACGACGTCGCGCACCGCGGGGAACAGCGGGTGGCTCTCCACGAGCCCGGTCAGGATCTCGGTGAGTGCGTGCGCCGTCGCGCCGGAGCGGAGCAGGGCGTGCAGCTCGATCGACTCGGGGTCGTTCTCGTCGTCGAACGCCAGGGCGACCCGGACCGCTCCGAGCAGGTGCTCGACCGGGAGCCCGCGTTCGGCCAGCTGCGACGCCGGGCCGATGAAGCGCTCACGCCGTCCGAGCTTCCGCAGCGGGTTGCGCCCCACACGCGCCGTGGTGTCCGGCAGGAGCGGGTTCGCGATGCGGGTGAGGTTCGCAGCGACGTAGCGGGCGTGCTCGGCCGGGTCGAACCCGTGCTTGGCGACCAGCAGCGCGGTCGTCTCGGCGAGGACCCCGTCGACCTCGGCGCGGACCTCGCGGTCCTCGAGGGCCTCGCGGATGAGTCGGATCCCGCGGACGAAGCCGTGGTACGCCGCGGTCGCGTGGGCGGTGTTCACCGTGTAGAGCTTCCGCTCGACGAACGGCTGCAGGTCGTCGACCCAGGTGACGCCGTCGATCTGCGGCGGCTCGGCGTCGGACGGAGCGAAGGGGGTGCGCTCGATGACCCACTCGTAGAACGGCTCGAGCACGACGTCGAGACCACCGGACTGTCCGAGCACCCCGGACTGGTCCGGGACGATGCGGTCGATCGCGCAGTTCGCGAAGACCGCCGCGACGTGACGGTCCTCGAGGATCGGGGCGCGTCGGATGCTGGCGTGCAGCGAGTCCGTCGCGTTGAAGGCGTTCTCGCAGGCCACGACCGTGACGTCGCCGCGCTCGGGCGCCCGTGCCGCGAGGCCCTCGGCGATGACGGGGGCGACGAGCGGCAGCGTGCGTGCACCGACGGCGGTCGTGACGACGTCGGCCTCGGCGATCGCCTGGACGACGCGCTCACGGTCGGTCTTGCTGCTGAGTGCACGGAAGCCGTACACGAGGTGTTCGACGGGCTGCTCGCCGACCTCGTGGACCACGAAGCGGCCGGCGTCGTTGAGCGCGGAGACCACGCGGTCGTCCACGTCGACGAAGGTGAGCTCGTAACCGCTCGCGACCAGGAACTGACCCACGAACCCGCGCCCGATCTTGCCGGCGCCGATGTGGACCGCTCGCTTCGTCACCGCCATCCGATGATCCTCCCACGTCGGAGGACCCGGTCGTGACCACTCCTCGCGACGCCGCGGAGCGGCATCGGCAGCACTGCAGGACGGGTCACGGAAGCGGAGCGCCCGGGTACGGGGACGCCACGGGGGCGCCAGGTGCTGGCGCTGGAGCTGGAGGGGTACAGGTGCATGTCGTTCGGGTCACGTCGCGAGGCGGCGGTGCGAACGCACCGCCGCCTCGGGAGTCGGGTGGTCGACCGCAGACTACCGCGCGGCCGAGCCGTCCACGTAGTCGGCGTCGTTCGACTTCCACGCGAACAGCGCGCGGAGCTCGCGGCCGGTGGCCTCGATCGGGTGGCCCTCGCCCTTCGCGCGGAGCTCCTTGAACTCCGGCGCGCCGGCGTCCTGGTCCTCGATGAAGCGCTTGGCGAAGGTGCCGTCCTGGATGTCGGAGAGCACGGCCTTCATGTTCTCCTTGACCTCGGGCGAGATCACGCGGGGGCCGGAGACGTAGTCACCGAACTCGGCGGTGTCGGAGATCGACCAGCGCTGCTTGGTGAGGCCGCCCTCCCAGATGAGGTCGACGATGAGCTTGAGCTCGTGCAGGACCTCGAAGTAGGCGATCTGCGGCTGGTAGCCCGCCTCGACCAGGGTCTCGAAGCCGTACTGGATGAGCTGCGACGTGCCACCGCAGAGGACGGCCTGCTCACCGAACAGGTCGGTCTCGGTCTCCTCGGTGAAGGTCGTCTTGATGCCGCCGGAACGCAGGCCGCCGATGGCCTTGGCGTACGACCAGGCGAGGTCCCAGGCGCTGCCGGAGGCGTCGACCTCGACGGCGACGATCACGGGCACACCACGGCCGGCCTCGTACTCGCGACGGACGGTGTGCCCCGGGCCCTTCGGCGCGACGAGCGCGACGTCGACGCCCTCGGGGGCCTCGATGTAGCCGTAGCGGATGTTGAAGCCGTGGCCGAAGACGAGCGTCGCGCCGTCCTTCAGGTTCGGCTCGATGTCCTCGGCGTAGACGATGCGCTGCACCTGGTCCGGCGCGAGGATCACGACGACGTCGGCGTTCTTCGTCGCCTCGGCCGGGGTGAGGACCTCGAAGCCCGCCTCGGTCGCCTTGTCGCGGCTCTTCGAGCCCTCCTGGAGGCCGATGACGACCTCGACGCCGGAGTCACGGAGGTTGAGCGCGTGGGCGTGGCCCTGCGAGCCGTAGCCGATGACGGCGACCTTCTTGCCCTGGATGAGCGTCAGGTCGGCGTCGGCGTCGTACACGATGTCAGTCACGAGGGTGTGTCTCCTTGGTTCTGGTGGCTTGTGGTGTGCGGACGGGAGGCGCGTGGCGGGACCGCCCCGCGCCTCCCGCCCGGAAGCGGGGTGTGCTCAGCGCACGCGGTCGGTGATGCTCTTCGGCCCACGGCCCATGCCGAGCAGACCGGCGCGGGCGAGTTCCTTGACGCCGTAGGGCTCGAGGACGCGGAGGATCGCCTGGATCTTGCCCGGGTCGCCGGTCACCTCGACGATGAGCGAGTCGGTCGCCACGTCGACGACCTGCGCGCGGAAGAGGTTCACGGCCTCGAGCACGGCCGAGCGGGTCTGGTTGTCGACGCGGACCTTCACGAGCATGTGCTCGCGCTGCACCGACTGCGAGAAGTCGAGCTCGACGATCTTGATGACGTTGACGAGCTTGTTGAGCTGCTTCGTCACCTGCTCCAGCGGCAGGTCCTCGACGTCGACGACGACCGTGATCCGGGACAGGCCCTCGACCTCGGTGCCGCCCACGGCGAGCGACTCGATGTTGAAGCCGCGCCGGGCGAACAGCCCCGCGACGCGCGTCAGCAGACCGGGCTTGTCCTCGACGAGGAGGGAGAGGACGTGGCTCATGCGGTTTCTCCCGTCATGTCGGCGTCCTCGTCGTCCCAGGTCGGGGCGAGGGCCTGGGCGTACTCGATGGACGAGTTGCTGACCCCCTGCGGGACCATGGGCCAGACCATCGAGTCGCGGCTGACCACGAAGTCGATCACCACGGGGCGGTCGTTCGTCTCGAGGGCGAGCTGGATGGCGGCGTCGACCTCGTCCGCCTTCTCGACGCGGATCCCGAGGGCACCGTAGGCGTCGGCGAGCTTCACGAAGTCCGGGACGCGGCGCGTGCCGTGACCGGTCTGCAGGTCGGTGAAGGAGTGTCGCCCGTCGTAGAACAGCGTCTGCCACTGCCGCACCATGCCGAGCGAGGAGTTGTTGATGACCGCGACCTTGATCGGGATGTCGTTGATGACGCAGGTCGCGAGCTCCTGGTTCGTCATCTGGAAGCAACCGTCGCCGTCGATCGCCCAGACCACGCGGTCCGGTTGGGCGACCTTCGCGCCCATCGCCGCGGGGACCGAGTAGCCCATGGTGCCGGCGCCACCCGAGTTCAGCCAGGCGTTCGGCCGCTCGTACCGGATGAACTGCGCGGACCACATCTGGTGCTGACCGACCCCGGAGGCGAACACGCCCTCGGGACCGGTGAGCTCACCGATGCGCTTGATGATCGCCTGCGGCGCGAGCAGCCCGTCGGTCGGCTCCGCGTACCCGAGCGGGAAGTCCTGCCGGAGCTGGTCGAGCTTCGCCCACCAGGCGCTCGTGTCCGCCCGGTCGGCGGAGACGTCCTCCCAGGCGTCGAGGAGGTCGACGAGGACCTCGCGGGCGTCGCCGACGATCGGCACGTCGGCGAAGCGGATCTTCGAGATCTCCGCGGGGTCGATGTCGACGTGCACGACCTTGGCGTGCGGCGCGAACTCGTCCGCCTTGCCCGTCACCCGGTCGTCGAAGCGCGCACCGAGGGCGACGATGAGGTCGCTCTCCTGCAGGCCGAGCACCGCGGGCACCGTGCCGTGCATGCCCGGCATGCCGAGGTGCTGCTGGTGCGAGTCCGGGAAGGCGCCACGGGCCATGAGGGTCGTGACGACCGGCGCACCGGTGGCCTCGGCGAAGCGCAGGAGCTCGGCCGACGCACCGGAGCGGACGACGCCGCCGCCGACGTACAGCACCGGACGCTCGGCCTCGGCCAGCAGCTGGGCCGCGGCCGTGATCTGCTTGCCGTGCGCCTTCGTGACCGGACGGTAGCCGGGCAGGTCGATCTTCGGCGGCCAGACGTACGGCGCCGACTTCTGCTGGGCGTCCTTCGTGATGTCGACGAGCACCGGGCCCGGGCGACCCGTCGTGGCGATCTGGTGGGCCGCGGCCAGCGTCGCCGGCACGTCGGCCGGGTCGGTCACGAGGAACGAGTGCTTCGTGATCGGCATCGTGATGCCGACGATGTCGGCCTCCTGGAAGGCGTCGGTGCCCATCAGGGTCGAGAACACCTGCCCGGTGATCGCGATGAACGGCACCGAGTCCATGTAGGCGTCGGCGATCGCCGTGACGAGGTTCGTCGCACCGGGACCGGACGTCGCGATGGCGACACCGACCTTGCCGGACGAGGAGGCGTACCCCTCGGCGGCGTGGCCGGCACCCTGCTCGTGGCGCACGAGGACGTGGCGGATGGTCGTCGACGCCATGAGCTCGTCGTAGAACGGGATGATCGCGCCGCCGGGCAGGCCGAAGACGTCGGTGATCCCGAGGTGCTCGAGCGTCCGCAGGACGGCTCCCGAGCCGGTCAGGATCTCGGGCGACCGCCGCGTACCGGCGGCCGCGGACAGCGGAGTGGCTTCCGTGGGCATGAGGTGGTCCTTGCCTGGAGGGATGGCGGTTCGAACGTGTCGACGCTAGCCCGTGACCGCGCCCTTGGCGGCGGACTGGACGAGCTTCGCGAACTTCGCGAGGACTCCGCGGGTGTAGCGCGGGGGCAGCGGGGCCCAGCCTTCTCGGCGGGCCTCCAGCTCGGCGTCGTCGACCAGTAGGTCGAGCGAGCGAGCCGCGATGTCGACACGGATGCGGTCGCCATCGCGCACGAATGCCACTGGACCTGCGTCCACGGCTTCCGGTGCGATGTGGCCGATGCACAGGCCGGTTGTGCCGCCTGAGAATCGTCCGTCCGTCAACAGTAGTACATCCTTGCCCAGGCCCGCGCCCTTGATGGCAGCGGTGATGGCGAGCATCTCGCGCATGCCGGGGCCGCCCTTCGGGCCCTCGTAGCGGATGACCACCACGTCGCCCTTCTGGATCCGTCCCTCGGTCAGGGCGTCCATGGCGGCGCGTTCGCGGTCGAACACCCGCGCCGGGCCCTCGAACACGGCGGCGTCGAAGCCGGCGGTCTTCACGACGGCACCCTCGGGCGCGAACGAGCCCTTGAGGATCGTCAGTCCACCGGTGGTGTGGATCGGGTTGTCGAGCTTCCGGAAGACCTCGCCGTCGAGCTCCGGCGGGTCGATCTCGGCCAGGTTCTCGGCGAGGGTCTTGCCGGTGACGGTCATGACGTCGCCGTGCAGCAGACCGGCCTCGAGCAGCGCCTTCATGATCACCGGGATGCCGCCGTTGCGGTCGACGTCGACCATGACGTACTTGCCGAACGGCTTCATGTCCGCCAGGTGCGGCACCTTCGAGCCGATGCGGTTGAAGTCGTCGAGGCTCAGCTCGACCTCGGCCTCGTGCGCGATCGCGAGCAGGTGCAGCACGACGTTGGTCGAGCCTCCCAGCGCCATCGCGACGGCGATGGCGTTCTCGAACGCCTCCTTCGTCAGGATCTGGCGGGCGGTGAGCCCGAGGCGCAGCATGTTGACGACCGCCTCGCCGGAGCGGTGGGCGTAGTAGTCACGGCGACGGTCGGCGCTCGGCGGGGCCGCGGACCCGGGCAGCGACATGCCGAGGGCCTCGGCCACGCTCGCCATCGTGTTCGCGGTGTACATCCCGCCGCAGGCGCCCTCGCCCGGGACGATCGCGCACTCGATCTCCTTGAGCTCGGCCTCGGTCATGGTGCCGGCCTTGCACGCACCGACGCCCTCGAAGGAGTCGATGATCGTGACCTCCTTGAAGGAGCCGTCGGCCTGCTTCACGTAGCCCGGCATGACCGAACCCGCGTAGAGGAAGACGCTCGCGAGGTCCAGGCGCGCGGCGGCCATGAGCATGCCGGGGAGCGACTTGTCGCAGCCGGCGAGCAGCACGGTGCCGTCGAGGCGCTCGGCGTTGACGACCGTCTCGACGCTGTCGGCGATGACCTCGCGGGAGACGAGCGAGAAGTGCATGCCCTCGTGGCCCATCGAGATGCCGTCGGAGACGGAGATGGTGCCGAACTGCAGCGGGTACCCGCCGCCGGAGTGCACGCCCTCCTTCGCGCCCTGGGCGAGGCGGTCGAGCGAGAGGTTGCAGGGGGTGATCTCGTTCCAGGACGAGGCGATCCCGATCTGCGGCTTGTCCCAGTCGGCGTCGCCCATGCCGACGGCGCGGAGCATGCCACGCGAGGTGGTCGCTTCGATCCCGTCGGTGACGACCCGGCTGCGCGGCTTCACGTCGATGTCAGGCATGGAGGCAGTCTAGGACCAGTTGGGATACCACCCGGACACCGTTGCGCGGACGGGAGGCGCGGGGCCGGGTCGTCAGCGCGTCGCGCGCAGGCGTCCGAGCTGCTTCAGGACGTCGGTGAGCGCCGCAGGGTCGGCCACGCGGTGGGCGGCGAGCGTGTCGCCCTCCCCCACCTTCACGCCGACGTCGCCGTCGCGGAGCACCCGGAAGGCGTCCTCGTCGGTGACGTCGTCGCCGGCGAAGAACACCGCGTCGGCGCCGCGGAGCCCGCGCAGTCGATCGATCGCGTCGCCCTTCGTGACGTGCCGGACGGCGAACTCGACGATGTCCTTGCCGCCGCGCTCCAGCACGTCCGGGTCTGCTGCGTGCGCCGCCTCGTGCGCCGCCGCGTTCGCCGCGGCCGCGTCCTCGACGCTCGCCCGCCGGGTGTGCACACCGTGGCCGGCCGGCTTGTGCTCGATCACGACGTCGGGGAACCGTGCACCGACCTCGTCGAGGGCAGCGCCGACCCGTTCGACCCGCGCGAGCTCGTCGTCGCTCAGCGCGGCCTCGTCGTGGCCGTCCACGCGCCACTCGACACCGTGCGACCCGACGAGCGCCATGCCGTCGGGTGCGTGCGACACCCGGGCGAGCCCCTCGAGCGGACGCCCGGAGACGAGCACGACCTCGGTGTCGCGGGCGCGCTGCAGGGTGAGCACCGCGGCCCAGGAGCCGGGGAGCGCCCCGACCCGTGCGGGGTCGTCGGCGAAGGGTGCGAGCGTGCCGTCGAAGTCGAGGGCGACGAGCAGTCGCGGCGCAGCCGCGAGCGTCTCGAGGGCCGCCGCCAGGACGGCCGGGTCGGTGGAGACCTCAGGCACCGCGTGCCTCCCGGGTGTCCTCGGCGGCACGCGCCTTCTGCGCGTCCTGGTCGAAGATCGACATCCCGTCGTCCTCCGCCTCGCGGTGCCGCTCGCCGCCGTCGTCGGACGGGTCGATCCGCGACCCGCGCGGGGCGTGCCGGTCGAGCGCCTCGAGGAACGAGCGGGACCACCGGGCCACGTCGTTGTCGCGGACGCGCTTGCGGAGCGCGCGCATGCGCGTGGAGCGCTCGCGGCGGGGCATCTCGATGGCGCGCTGGATCGAGTCCTTCAGCGCGCCGATGTCGTGCGGGTTGACGATGACGGCCTGCTTGAGCTCGTCGGCGGCACCCGCGAACTCGGACAGGATGAGCACGCCGTCGTTGTCGAACCGGGCGGCCACGTACTCCTTCGCGACCAGGTTCATGCCGTCGCGCAGGGCCGTGACGAGCATGATGTCGGCGGCCAGGTAGAGCGCCACCATCTCCTCGCGCGGGTACCCGTGGTGCAGGTACGCGATCGGCTGGTGGCCGATGACCCCGAGGTCGCCGTTGATGCGGCCGACGGTGAGCTCGATCTCGTCACGCAGCGTCGCGTAGGTGTCGACCCGCTCGCGGCTCGGGCTCGCGACCTGCACGAGCGTGGCGTCCTCGACCGCGATCCGGCCGTCCTCGACGAGCTCGCCGAACGCCTTGATCCGGTGCCGGATGCCCTTCGTGTAGTCGAGCCGGTCGACGCCGAGCAGCACGGTCTTCGGGTTGCCGAGACTCTCGCGGATCTCCCGCGCGCGCTCCTGCACCTCGGGCCGGTGGGCGATCTCCTCGAAGCTCTCGGCATCGATGGAGATCGGGAAGTGCCGTGCCTCGACGTGCCGCACGGTGATGCCCTTGCGGCTCCGCGGGGCCGCCGGGTCGTCCACGGGGACGTCGATGGT
The sequence above is drawn from the Curtobacterium sp. MR_MD2014 genome and encodes:
- the serA gene encoding phosphoglycerate dehydrogenase, giving the protein MPKPVVLIAEELSPATVDALGPDFEIRNVDGTDRAALLSSLADAHAVLVRSATKIDAEAIAAAPQLKVVARAGVGLDNVDIKAATTAGVMVVNAPTSNIISAAELTVGHILSLARHIPAAHASLAAGAWKRSSYTGVELYEKTVGIIGLGRIGALITQRLQAFGVSVIAYDPYVTTARAQQLGVELVSLEDLLRRADFTTIHMPKTPETVGMISDEQFALMKPTAFVVNVARGGLIDEDALHRALTSGEIAGAGLDVFVSEPPKDSPLLALPNVVVTPHLGASTDEAQEKAGVSVAKSVRLALGGELVPDAVNVAGGVIDPYVRPGIPLMEKLGQVFTGLATSPVTSIDVEVHGELAQYDVSVLKLAALKGVFTDVVSDQVSYVNAPLIAEQRGVSVRLITDADSPEYRNVLTIRGAQSDGPAISVSGTLTGAKQVEKLVEINGHDVEVALDAHHVVMVYTDRPGIVAVYGKEFGDSGINIAAMQISREAAGGQALSVLTVDSPVPAEILEHVRSTIDATSLREIDITL
- a CDS encoding mannitol-1-phosphate 5-dehydrogenase → MAVTKRAVHIGAGKIGRGFVGQFLVASGYELTFVDVDDRVVSALNDAGRFVVHEVGEQPVEHLVYGFRALSSKTDRERVVQAIAEADVVTTAVGARTLPLVAPVIAEGLAARAPERGDVTVVACENAFNATDSLHASIRRAPILEDRHVAAVFANCAIDRIVPDQSGVLGQSGGLDVVLEPFYEWVIERTPFAPSDAEPPQIDGVTWVDDLQPFVERKLYTVNTAHATAAYHGFVRGIRLIREALEDREVRAEVDGVLAETTALLVAKHGFDPAEHARYVAANLTRIANPLLPDTTARVGRNPLRKLGRRERFIGPASQLAERGLPVEHLLGAVRVALAFDDENDPESIELHALLRSGATAHALTEILTGLVESHPLFPAVRDVVAGVLATQPADV
- the ilvC gene encoding ketol-acid reductoisomerase: MTDIVYDADADLTLIQGKKVAVIGYGSQGHAHALNLRDSGVEVVIGLQEGSKSRDKATEAGFEVLTPAEATKNADVVVILAPDQVQRIVYAEDIEPNLKDGATLVFGHGFNIRYGYIEAPEGVDVALVAPKGPGHTVRREYEAGRGVPVIVAVEVDASGSAWDLAWSYAKAIGGLRSGGIKTTFTEETETDLFGEQAVLCGGTSQLIQYGFETLVEAGYQPQIAYFEVLHELKLIVDLIWEGGLTKQRWSISDTAEFGDYVSGPRVISPEVKENMKAVLSDIQDGTFAKRFIEDQDAGAPEFKELRAKGEGHPIEATGRELRALFAWKSNDADYVDGSAAR
- the ilvN gene encoding acetolactate synthase small subunit; translation: MSHVLSLLVEDKPGLLTRVAGLFARRGFNIESLAVGGTEVEGLSRITVVVDVEDLPLEQVTKQLNKLVNVIKIVELDFSQSVQREHMLVKVRVDNQTRSAVLEAVNLFRAQVVDVATDSLIVEVTGDPGKIQAILRVLEPYGVKELARAGLLGMGRGPKSITDRVR
- a CDS encoding acetolactate synthase large subunit; translated protein: MPTEATPLSAAAGTRRSPEILTGSGAVLRTLEHLGITDVFGLPGGAIIPFYDELMASTTIRHVLVRHEQGAGHAAEGYASSSGKVGVAIATSGPGATNLVTAIADAYMDSVPFIAITGQVFSTLMGTDAFQEADIVGITMPITKHSFLVTDPADVPATLAAAHQIATTGRPGPVLVDITKDAQQKSAPYVWPPKIDLPGYRPVTKAHGKQITAAAQLLAEAERPVLYVGGGVVRSGASAELLRFAEATGAPVVTTLMARGAFPDSHQQHLGMPGMHGTVPAVLGLQESDLIVALGARFDDRVTGKADEFAPHAKVVHVDIDPAEISKIRFADVPIVGDAREVLVDLLDAWEDVSADRADTSAWWAKLDQLRQDFPLGYAEPTDGLLAPQAIIKRIGELTGPEGVFASGVGQHQMWSAQFIRYERPNAWLNSGGAGTMGYSVPAAMGAKVAQPDRVVWAIDGDGCFQMTNQELATCVINDIPIKVAVINNSSLGMVRQWQTLFYDGRHSFTDLQTGHGTRRVPDFVKLADAYGALGIRVEKADEVDAAIQLALETNDRPVVIDFVVSRDSMVWPMVPQGVSNSSIEYAQALAPTWDDEDADMTGETA
- the ilvD gene encoding dihydroxy-acid dehydratase; this encodes MPDIDVKPRSRVVTDGIEATTSRGMLRAVGMGDADWDKPQIGIASSWNEITPCNLSLDRLAQGAKEGVHSGGGYPLQFGTISVSDGISMGHEGMHFSLVSREVIADSVETVVNAERLDGTVLLAGCDKSLPGMLMAAARLDLASVFLYAGSVMPGYVKQADGSFKEVTIIDSFEGVGACKAGTMTEAELKEIECAIVPGEGACGGMYTANTMASVAEALGMSLPGSAAPPSADRRRDYYAHRSGEAVVNMLRLGLTARQILTKEAFENAIAVAMALGGSTNVVLHLLAIAHEAEVELSLDDFNRIGSKVPHLADMKPFGKYVMVDVDRNGGIPVIMKALLEAGLLHGDVMTVTGKTLAENLAEIDPPELDGEVFRKLDNPIHTTGGLTILKGSFAPEGAVVKTAGFDAAVFEGPARVFDRERAAMDALTEGRIQKGDVVVIRYEGPKGGPGMREMLAITAAIKGAGLGKDVLLLTDGRFSGGTTGLCIGHIAPEAVDAGPVAFVRDGDRIRVDIAARSLDLLVDDAELEARREGWAPLPPRYTRGVLAKFAKLVQSAAKGAVTG
- the otsB gene encoding trehalose-phosphatase; translation: MPEVSTDPAVLAAALETLAAAPRLLVALDFDGTLAPFADDPARVGALPGSWAAVLTLQRARDTEVVLVSGRPLEGLARVSHAPDGMALVGSHGVEWRVDGHDEAALSDDELARVERVGAALDEVGARFPDVVIEHKPAGHGVHTRRASVEDAAAANAAAHEAAHAADPDVLERGGKDIVEFAVRHVTKGDAIDRLRGLRGADAVFFAGDDVTDEDAFRVLRDGDVGVKVGEGDTLAAHRVADPAALTDVLKQLGRLRATR
- the otsA gene encoding alpha,alpha-trehalose-phosphate synthase (UDP-forming), producing the protein MAADTDPDRYAFVVASNRLPVDRVVDEDGNEGWRHSPGGLVTALEPVMRANDGAWVGWVGQPDVEVAPFDNEGIHIVPVPLSAADVEEYYEGFSNDTLWPLYHDVIEHPSYHRDWWIAYRRVNERFADQIAEIVEQDGIVWVQDYQLQLLPALLRERRPDLTIGFFNHIPFPPVGIYAQLPWRAQILDGLLGADVIGFQRQDDASDFLRAVRHIKGYTTKGSTIDVPVDDPAAPRSRKGITVRHVEARHFPISIDAESFEEIAHRPEVQERAREIRESLGNPKTVLLGVDRLDYTKGIRHRIKAFGELVEDGRIAVEDATLVQVASPSRERVDTYATLRDEIELTVGRINGDLGVIGHQPIAYLHHGYPREEMVALYLAADIMLVTALRDGMNLVAKEYVAARFDNDGVLILSEFAGAADELKQAVIVNPHDIGALKDSIQRAIEMPRRERSTRMRALRKRVRDNDVARWSRSFLEALDRHAPRGSRIDPSDDGGERHREAEDDGMSIFDQDAQKARAAEDTREARGA